From a single Nicotiana tabacum cultivar K326 chromosome 8, ASM71507v2, whole genome shotgun sequence genomic region:
- the LOC107773019 gene encoding homeobox-leucine zipper protein HDG2-like translates to MPSRISRRANKMSSLVVNDGTDIGFSSSGLPLGQSSSMMDSQLHSLDMLSNTSESEMPRLSSEDFGSKSGNEGNSGGDEQDVNNKSLKRKRYHRHTQHQIQELEAYFKECPHPDDKQRKELSRELGLEPLQIKFWFQNKRTQMKTKNERSENSQLRAENEKLRAENLRFREALGNVSCPNCGGQQPPIGEMSYDEHHLRLENTRLREEIERISNIASKYVGKPFSNHNNGYSPSLDLRVPAFSPPQSVNGDAYGDGEDIIISSIIGPTDAEKPFIIELAVAAMEEFVQMAHMQEPLWFPSIENGTSLLNEEEYFRIFPRGIGPKPDGFKTEASRETAVVIMNHVNLVEILMDVNHWSSMFSGVVSRASTIDVLSTGVAGNFNGALQVILAEIQVPSPQVPTRECYFARYCKHRVDGTWAVVDVSLDHLRAIPSARCRRRPSGCLIQEMPNGYSKVTWVEHIEVDDSAVHDIYKPLVSSGLAFGAKRWIATLDRQCERLASAMATNFPTNDLSNMVLTNQDSRKSMLKLAERMVNSFCSGVSATAGNQWTTLSGSGTDDNVRVMTRKSVDDPGRPPGIVLSAATSFWLPISPKRVFDFLRDENTRSEWDILSNGGIVQEMAHIANGRETGNCVSLLRVNSSNSSQSNMLILQESSTDPTNSYVIYAPVDIAAMNIVLGGGDPDFVALLPSGFAILPDGPPGNSRVGCGGSLLTVAFQILVDSIPTAKLSLGSVATVNNLIACTVDRIKAALLSESTPS, encoded by the exons ATGCCGTCAAGAATTTCTCGTCGGGCTAACAAGATGTCGTCGTTGGTCGTAAATGATGGAACTGATATTGGATTTTCTTCTTCTGGGCTTCCACTTGGACAG TCTAGTAGCATGATGGACAGTCAGCTTCATTCGCTGGACATGTTATCAAACACATCAGAAAGTGAAATGCCAAGACTGAGTAGTGAAGATTTTGGAAGCAAATCTGGTAATGAAGGCAATTCTGGTGGTGATGAACAAGATGTCAATAATAAGAGCCTCAAGCGAAAGCGTTATCACCGCCATACTCAGCATCAGATCCAAGAATTGGAAGC ATACTTTAAGGAATGTCCTCACCCAGATGACAAGCAAAGGAAAGAGCTAAGTCGAGAATTAGGGTTAGAGCCTTTGCAAATCAAATTTTGGTTCCAAAATAAGCGTACTCAGATGAAG ACTAAAAATGAGCGCAGTGAGAACTCACAGCTTCGAGCAGAAAATGAAAAGCTTAGGGCAGAAAATCTGCGGTTCAGAGAAGCTCTGGGCAATGTCTCATGTCCTAATTGTGGTGGACAACAACCCCCTATTGGCGAAATGTCATATGATGAACATCATTTAAGGTTGGAAAACACTCGACTCAGAGAAGAG ATTGAGCGCATTTCCAATATAGCATCAAAATATGTGGGGAAGCCATTTTCAAACCACAACAATGGTTACTCTCCTTCACTTGATCTCCGAGTTCCTGCATTTTCACCCCCACAAAGTGTCAATGGAGACGCGTATGGAGATGGCGAAGATATTATAATAAGTTCAATAATTGGACCGACTGACGCTGAGAAGCCATTTATCATAGAACTTGCAGTTGCAGCCATGGAAGAGTTTGTTCAAATGGCACATATGCAAGAACCACTTTGGTTCCCTAGCATTGAAAATGGAACAAGCTTGTTAAATGAAGAAGAGTATTTTAGGATTTTTCCAAGAGGAATTGGACCTAAGCCTGATGGATTTAAGACTGAAGCTTCAAGGGAAACTGCTGTTGTTATAATGAACCATGTTAACCTTGTGGAAATTCTCATGGATGTG AATCATTGGTCAAGTATGTTTTCTGGTGTTGTCTCGAGAGCTTCAACTATTGATGTACTATCAACAGGAGTAGCAGGAAATTTTAATGGAGCATTGCAAGTG ATATTAGCAGAAATTCAAGTACCCTCTCCTCAAGTTCCAACCCGAGAATGCTACTTTGCGAGGTATTGCAAGCACAGAGTTGATGGTACATGGGCTGTTGTCGACGTTTCATTGGACCATTTACGCGCTATCCCATCTGCTAGGTGCAGGAGAAGGCCCTCAGGTTGCCTGATTCAAGAGATGCCAAATGGGTACTCAAAG gttacatgggttgAACATATTGAAGTTGACGATAGTGCAGTCCACGATATTTACAAGCCATTAGTGAGTTCTGGCCTTGCATTTGGGGCAAAGCGATGGATTGCAACTCTAGATAGGCAATGTGAACGTCTCGCAAGTGCTATGGCCACAAATTTTCCAACCAATGACCTTAGTAACATGG TGTTGACAAATCAAGATAGCAGAAAGAGTATGTTGAAGTTAGCAGAGAGAATGGTGAATAGCTTTTGTTCTGGTGTGAGTGCCACAGCTGGTAATCAATGGACGACGCTTTCTGGAAGTGGCACCGATGATAATGTTCGAGTAATGACTAGGAAAAGTGTAGATGATCCTGGGAGACCACCTGGTATTGTCTTAAGTGCTGCAACTTCATTTTGGCTGCCGATTTCTCCTAAAAGAGTGTTCGACTTCCTCCGCGATGAAAACACTAGGAGCGAG TGGGACATTCTCTCAAATGGGGGTATAGTTCAAGAAATGGCTCATATTGCTAATGGCAGGGAAACAGGCAATTGTGTCTCGTTATTGAGAGTAAAT AGTTCAAACTCAAGCCAAAGCAATATGCTAATATTGCAAGAAAGCAGCACTGATCCAACAAACTCCTATGTTATCTATGCACCTGTTGATATTGCTGCAATGAATATAGTATTAGGTGGTGGAGATCCAGATTTTGTTGCCCTTTTACCCTCCGGATTCGCGATACTACCCGATGGCCCTCCAGGAAATAGTAGAGTTGGTTGTGGTGGATCTCTACTAACTGTTGCATTTCAGATTTTGGTTGATTCAATTCCTACTGCAAAGCTTTCACTAGGATCAGTTGCTACTGTGAACAATCTCATTGCTTGCACTGTGGATAGGATCAAAGCTGCTCTTTTATCCGAGAGTACACCTTCTTAA